DNA sequence from the Sulfurimonas sediminis genome:
TCTAAGTCATGCTTTAGCATAGAAAGTACCGATTCCGGGGTGTCACTTCATTTTGCAACTGAGAAAAAATTTCAAAAAGGCATAAATATAGAATGAACCACACAAAACTGCATCATATCAGCCTTCAAGAGCATTACCAGTTTGTTACCTTTCGTACAGAGGAGAGTGTTGATGCCTATGTACGAAAACTTCTGGAAAATGATGAAAAAGAGTCTGTCAAGCAGTTTCAGATAGACAATTATTTAGACAGTTCAAAAAACGGTGCCTGTTTGTTTGATGAAGCGATTGATGTTTTTATGGATGTTATTTTGGAAGAAGATGAAAAACTTTATGATGTGGAAATTATGGCAATTATGCCAAATCATATTCATTTATTATTCAAGCAAAATGATGATTTAGGTAAAATTATGCAATACATCAAAGGTAAAAGTGCAGTTGAACTCAATAAATTTTTGCAAAAATCAGGAAAATTTTGGGCAGATGGGTATTATGACAAACTCATAAGAGATGAAGAACACTATATAAAAGTTTACAATTACATAAAAAACAACCCTCTCAAAGCCGGACTGAAGGATGAAAGAGTTTTTAGCAAATATGAGTAACAACAGTCGGCACTAAAGTACCGATTCCGGGGAATTGATACATTTTGGAACCCGTACTTCAGTGCGGGCTGAGAGTGGCAGAAAAGTAACAACAGTCGGCACTAAAGTACCGATGCCGGGGAGTCTCTATATTTCGGAACCCATCCTTTAGGGTGGGCGAGAGTGGATTGCAAACTAAAATAAAAGGAAAAACATGGCATATCTTTTAGCAATAGATGCAGGTACTGGGAGCATTCGTGCTGTACTTTTTGATACACAGGGGAAGCAAATTGCCGCAGAACAAAAAGAGTGGACACATTTAGAAGAAGAGGGTGTGGCTGATTCCATGGCTTTTGACTTTGAAAAGAACTGGCTGCTTACATGTAACTGTATTAAAAATGTCATACAAAAAACAAACATTGATGCTGCAGATATTTTGGCACTCAGTGCTACGAGTATGCGTGAGGGAATTGTCCTGTACGACAAAAATGGCAAGGAACTCTGGGGCGTTGCCAATGTCGATGCCCGTGCCTCAAAAGAAGTAAAATATTTAAAAGAAAGATTTCCGGAAATTGAAGAAGAGTTTTACCAAAAAAGCGGACAAACCTTTGCACTTGGCGCCTTGCCTCGTTTGTTGTGGCTTAAAAACAACAGACCAGAACTTTATGAAAAAGTGGTAAATATTTCTATGATAGGCGACTGGATTTTGGCACGATTGAGCGGAGTGATAGCCGTTGATCCGAGTAATGGCGGAACTACAGGGATTTTTTCGCTTGCTTCGCGTACTTGGGAAAAAGAGATGGCACAAAAAGTCGGCATAAAAGAGGAAATATTTCCTCCTGTGTTGGAAACGGGAACGATTCTTGGCAATGTAAGCGAAAAAGTTACAGATGAGACAGGACTGAGCCCCTTGACGAAAGTTGTTATGGGCGGAGGTGATGTACAGCTTGGCTCTGCCGGACTCGGGGTTGTCAAGGAGGGTGATGTGGCAGTTCTTGGCGGAAGTTTTTGGCAACAGGTGGTCAATATTTCAAGCAGCATACAGCCTCCAAAAGATATGAGTATACGCGTAAATCCGCATGTCATAGAGGGGCTTTCTCAGGCGGAGGGCATAACATTTTTCTCAGGGCTGGTGATGCGCTGGTTTCGTGACGCTTTTTGTCAGATGGAAAAAGAAGAAGCCGCTTTGGTGAACAAAGATGTATATGAGATTTTGGAAGAAAAAGCACAGAAAGTTCCCGCAGGCTCTTATAATATTTTACCGATATTTTCCGATGTAATGAAATACGGCAAGTGGTACCATGCCTCACCGAGTTTTTTAAATCTCGGACTTGATGCTGAGAAATACAATCATATTTCGATGTTTCGAAGTTTGGAGGAAAATGCTGCTATTGTTTCAAGCATAAATTTGGAAAAAATAGCCGCATTTGGCGGGGTAAATATAGAAGAGATTGTCTTTGCAGGCGGGGCAAGCAAAGGAAAATTATGGGCGCAGATTCTAGCGGATGTAACAGGCTGTGTGGTAAAAATTCCTAAGGTAACAGAAGCCACGGCACTTGGCGCGGCAATGGCTGCCGGTGTCGGCGTGGGAGTGTATAAAAACCTGCAAGAAGCGGCAAACAGCTTGGTAGTCTGGGATAAAAAATACTTGCCAAATGAGAAGAATAAAGAAGTTTATGACAACTTAAAAAGAAAGTGGCAAAAAGCGTATGAAGTGCAATTAAAGCTAGTTGATGATAATATCACGACTTCAATGTGGAAAGCCCCCGGACTCTGAAAAAGTAAAGTCGGCACTACAGAAAAAAATTTAGTTTTTTTCTAAGTTATGCTTTAACATAGAAAGTACCGATTCCGAGGGATGTCACTGCATTTCGGAACCCGTACTTTAGTGCGGGCTGAGAGTGGTAGGAGAGTAGCAACAGTCGGCACTGCAGAAAAAAATTTAGTTTTTTTCTAAGTCATGCTTTAGCATAGAAAGTACCGATTCCGTGGAGTTTTACTATTTGGAACCCATCCTTTAGGGTGGGCTGAGAGCGCTAAAAAAACAGGTAAAAGAATGAATAACAGAATAAATTTTAAAGATGCAGTAAAACTTTATGAAAGAGACCTTTTTGAACTCGGTGAACTTGCCGATGAAAAGCGTCAGGAGTTACACGGGAAAAAGACATATTTTAATATTAATCGGCATATAAACCCTACAAATGTCTGTGCAGATGTTTGTAAATTTTGTGCCTATTCGGCAACACGTAAAAATCCCAACCAGTACACAATGAGCCATGAAGAGATTATGAAAATTGTTGACAATATAGTGGCACATGACGCAAAAGAGGTACATATAGTTTCTGCCCACAATCCTAATGTGACGCTCGATTGGTATTTGGGTGTTTTTAAAAAAATAAAAGAGAAGTATCCAGCCTTACATGTAAAGGCATTGACTGCTGCAGAAGTGGACTTTTTGTCGCGTCATCATGGGCTTACATATGATGAAGTGCTTGACTTGATGATAGAAAACGGGGTAGATTCTATGCCCGGTGGCGGAGCGGAGATCTTTGATGAAAAGGTTAGAGATTACATCTGTAAAGGGAAAGTGACATCAGACCAGTGGTTTAAAATTCACAGAAAATGGCACGAACGCGGGAAAAAATCAAATGTCACAATGCTCTTTGGGCATGTAGAATCTCGTGAAAATCGCATAGACCATATGATGCGTATACGTGAACTGCAGGATATAACAGGCGGATTTAATGCATTTATACCGCTTGTCTATCAGACCCAAAACAATTACCTTAATATCGACAAACCGATTACGGCAAATGAAATACTTAAAACCTATGCTGTCGCAAGGCTGGTTCTTGACAATGTGCCGAATTTAAAAGCCTACTGGGTGACATCAACAGTCAATTTGGCACTTGTCGCGCAGGAATTCGGGGCAAATGATTTGGACGGTACGATAGAAAAAGAGTCCATCAACTCTGCAGCAGGAGCTGCGAGTGCCAACGGGGTGGATGTGAAAGAGTTTACAGGTTTGATAAAAAACAGTGGCTTTACACCTGTTGAGCGTGACAGTGTTTATAATGAGATCAAGGTCTGGTAGTTGGTGTTTTTGGAACCCATCCTTTAGGGTGGGCTGAGCGTGGAAGGGAAGTTAAACATGAACATATCAGTAATTATTCCAACATACAACCGATACAAACTTTTAAAAAGAGCCATACAATCAATACTTCTGCAAACTTATCTGCCAAAAGAAATTATAGTAATAGATGACGGTTCTACTGATGCTACATGTAACATACAAAAAGATTTCCCAAACATTATTTATCTGTATCAAAAAAACAGGGGTGTTTCTGCTGCTCGTAACCGAGGTATAGAAATTGCACAAAGTGACTGGATAGCTTTTTTAGACTCAGATGATGAATTTTACCCCCAAAAACTACAAAAACAGGTAGATTTTCATAAAGAAAATCCGGATATTTTGATGAGTTATACGCAGGAGCAATGGGTAAGGAACGGTGTTGTGGTAAAAATACCTAAAAAATACAGAAAAATAGGAAAAGATGCTTTTATCGAAAATCTGTCATATTGCAATATTGCTCCATCCTCTGTCATGCTTCATAAAAGTTTGCTTGAAACAGTAGGACTTTTTGATGAGCATTTGGAAGTCTGTGAAGATTATGACCTGTGGCTTCGCATTACATGTAAGCATAAAATAGGGCTTATCAATGAAAAACTCATTAGAAAATATGCAGGGCATGATGCTCAACTCGGGTTTCGAAAAAATATGGATGTATACAGAATAAAAGCGCTTAAAAAACTGCTGCTTACATGTAAGAGTGAAGAAAAAAGGCTTTTAATTCAAAATGAGTTGGCTGGGAAAATTGTAGAGCAACAAAAAAAAGGGATGAAAACATGAAATTTTTACTATTGCTATTACCATTGTTGCTTTTTGGAGCAAAGCCAAAGCTGTTACTCTTGCAAACCTATAAAGACCAAAATATCAGTGGTTGGCTTGTGAGTGAAAAGCTTGATGGCATACGGGCTTACTGGGATGGGAAGCATCTCATCAGTCGTGGTGGTAAAATAATTCATGCACCGAAATGGTTTTTGCAAGAGTATCCGCCGTTTGCCATTGATGGCGAGTTATGGACGAAAAGGGGTGAGTTTGAAAATATTTCGAGTATTGTGCGAGACAGAGTACCGAGTGCGCAATGGAAGAGAATAAAACACTGTATTTTTGAAGTGCCAAATACCAAAGGTGGGTTGTTGCAGCGACTGGAGAAGGTGAAACCCTATGAGGGAAAATATATCAGTATCATTCCTCAGCATACCGTAAAAAACAAAGCAGATTTGATAAAGTTTTTAAAAACAGTAGAAGCAAAAGGCGGAGAAGGTGTGGTTGTTCGTGACCCGCTTGCCCCATATATCAACAAAAGAACAGGCAAAGCATTAAAGGTAAAAACTTTTCATGACAGCGAATGTGAGGTAGTCGCCATCATAAAGGGCAAAGGAAAATACAGCACTGTTTTGGGTGCTTTGCAATGCAGGTTGCCAAACGGCACACTTTTTAAAATCGGTTCTGGATTTAGTGATAAAGAGAGAAGAAACCCGCCAAAAACAGGGGATATTGTCACTTTCAAATATAAAGAGTTTACAAAATACGGTAAACCGAGATTTCCTGTTTTTATGCGGGTACGGTATGAAAAAAAGCTATCTGCGAAAAAGTAAAAATTTGCTATAATGAACAATAAATTTTAAAAGGATGCATTATGGGCGCTTTACATGTAGAGGAAATACCACGCTATACTTATGAAGATTATAAATTATGGGATGGAAAGTGGGAGCTTATTGACGGGTATCCTTACGCTATGTCTCCCGCTCCTATGATAAAACATCAAAAAATTAGTAATAATATCGGATGGGAGTTGAAAAGTATTTTTCAAGATTGCAAAAAATGTCAGGTTTTACTCCCTGTGGACTGGAAAATAGCAGAAGATACTATTGTGCAACCGGATAACAGTGTAATATGCCATGAACCAAAAAATGAAGCCTACATAACACAGGCTCCAAAAATTATTTTTGAAGTGTTGTCCAAAGCAACCGCCAAAAAAGACAGAGGCATAAAATATGATTTGTATGAAAAAGAGGGTGTAAACTACTACATCATAGTTGACCCGCAAGAAGAAAATGCGAAAGTGTATCAGCTTCAAAACGGCGTATATGTAAAAATGTGTGACGTCAGTGACGGCGTTGTTGTGTTTAAAATAGACGAATGCAACAAAGAGTTACCGTTTGATTTTAGCAAGATTTGGAAATAGTCGGCACTGAAGTACCGATTCCGGATGTACAGTTTTTGGAACCCATCCTTTAGGGTGGGCGAGAGTGGCGATAAAGTTTGTAATAAACGGCGAATATGTAGGACATAATACCCAGTTTGGATTTACAAAAGATCTTGATAATTACAAAAATATTGTTTTAAAAAAACTGCACCCCAATCCTAAAAAAACAGGAATTTAAAAGAAGAACAATAATTGCTTGAACTCTAAAAAACTAAAGTGATTACATATGGCAACAAAAACAAGAGAAAAATTAGCGAAAAAGCGTTCTATAAGAGGGTATGCAGATCAAGCCCAATCAAATCAACTTTTAAAATTGTTTTCAGAGGTGACAGACTATCGGAAACCTCAAGGTAAAAGACACCGACTAGAACATATTTTATATCTTTCAGTATTGGCTGGATTGATGGGAGCAACTGACTATAAGCAAATATCTATTTGGATAGAGAAGCATATTCAAAAAGAACAAGTTAAAAGATTATTAGGTGTAGAGTTTATATTAACACCAAAGAAAAGTTTGGTTTCTGATGTGTTAGCGAAAGTTGATAGCCAAGAAGTTGAAGTTGTTTTTAGGAAATGGATAAGAACCTATGTCGATACAAGAGGAAAGCACCTGAGCGTAGATGGCAAGGTTATGAATGGCAGCAAATACAAAGATAAGAGATCAATAGAAGTAGTTGGTGCTGTTTTATCTGAGATAGGGGTAATAATTGCTCATCAACAAATAGCAGAGAAGTCGAATGAAATACCTGCCCTTCAGGCTATGATAGGGGAATTGGGAGATGAATTTATCTTTACTTTTGATGCAATGAATACCCAAAAAAACTCTTGATGCTATCGAAAATAGTGGTTCAAAATATATTGCCAAGGTAAAAGATAATCAAAAAACCTTACTTGATAAAATAGATGAAATTTCAAGAGATATAAAACCGACAAATATTTACAAGGCTAAACCTGTCCAACAATCTAATGAATGGATTAATAGGAAGGTGTTTGTATATCAACCAACTACTTTTTATCATAATGGCATAACTCATATTCGCTCAATAATAAAAGTTATAAAAAAAGTAGAGTCAACAAATCATAAAACTGGCGAGATTACTAATAGCACTAGAATTCAATTCTGTATTGCAAATTTTCATGAAAGTGCAGAATTCTTTCACAATAAAATTTTACACCATTGGAAAGTGGAAACCATGCATCAATACAAAGATAATTCACTTTTAGAAGATGCTCATAATTGTCATTTAAATCCATTTTTAATGACTATTCTTAGAAGTATGATTTTGAATATTTTACACCTTAATGGTGCAAAATCTATACAAGAACAACTCATCAACAATAGATGGGATTTGGATGACTCTATCGCTCAAATATTAAAATTTAGTTTTTAGAGGATTGTGGTGAAAAAACTGCCGAAGAGCTTCACACTAAGCAACTATTCAGTTAAGTATGACTATAATTCCAACTCTTTCATAAAGGCCTGTTAGCTCAGTCGGTAGAGCAAGTGACTGAAAATCACTGTGTCCTTGGTTCGATTCCGAGACAGGCCACCACCTTTAAGCTGCAATCAAAAAATCAATAATAAAACATAAGAGAACTGCCATTTACTTTTAGTAAGATTTGGAAAGAGTCGGCACTGCAGAAAAAAATTTAGTTTTTTTCTAAGTCATGCTTTAGCATAGAAAGTACCGATTCTGGATGGGTTTAAAAAAAACTCTGACCTTAGTATGAAAAACAACTTACTTTTTACACTTTCCTACCATTAGCTTGGCTCTGTTTTTTTCTACGGTTTTTGTACTTATGCCTTTGACTGCTGTTAAATCATCTACATTTTTAAAACAGTGCTTTGCTCTATAGGCTAAAACTGCTTCAGCTTTTTTCGCACCGATGCCGCTGAGTGTTGTCAACTCTGATTTGCTTGCATTGTTTATGTCTACTGCACTCAAGAGCAGTGTAGTACTTATGGCTAATATAGCTAAAAATTTCATGGGAATCCTTTTTTTAATTTGGAACAGTATATATAAAAAAATATTATTTATCAAATTTTATTACTAATTGTCAAAATATTGTATGGCGTTTTGACAATAATGGGTATTTCTGGAACATTGAATTGTTAGTCGGCACTGAAGTACAGATTCCGGGGAGATTGATAGGTAAATCCCACGAAAAATAAAATAAATCTTAATCATTAGACTCAAAAGAACTGGAAGAAATATTGCTTAGACTCCTAAAACAAGGAGTTTACCATCAAATTAACACGCACAAAAGCCTTACTTGAATCGCTAAAAAGTATCCCAGACTATAGAGTAGATACAGGGAAGATAGAATATCCATTGCACGAAGTTCTTTTCATGACACTTTTTGCACTTATCAAAGGAAATACAACTTTTAAGGATATATTTTCATGGATGATATATAACAAAGACAATGCAATACTCAAAGAGATTTTTGATAAAGAAGAGATAACGATTCCTTCCAAATCAACATATCATCGTTTATTGATAAACACAGATAATAATGCTTTGGAAAAAGTATTTAGAGAGTTCTTTTTTCCATTCATTGCACAAGAAAATATTGCTATTGACGGGAAGTGGCTGAGAGGTAGCGACGTGAATGGTCAATACACACAGGAAAGACATAAA
Encoded proteins:
- a CDS encoding transposase, with the translated sequence MNHTKLHHISLQEHYQFVTFRTEESVDAYVRKLLENDEKESVKQFQIDNYLDSSKNGACLFDEAIDVFMDVILEEDEKLYDVEIMAIMPNHIHLLFKQNDDLGKIMQYIKGKSAVELNKFLQKSGKFWADGYYDKLIRDEEHYIKVYNYIKNNPLKAGLKDERVFSKYE
- the lsrK gene encoding autoinducer-2 kinase; this translates as MAYLLAIDAGTGSIRAVLFDTQGKQIAAEQKEWTHLEEEGVADSMAFDFEKNWLLTCNCIKNVIQKTNIDAADILALSATSMREGIVLYDKNGKELWGVANVDARASKEVKYLKERFPEIEEEFYQKSGQTFALGALPRLLWLKNNRPELYEKVVNISMIGDWILARLSGVIAVDPSNGGTTGIFSLASRTWEKEMAQKVGIKEEIFPPVLETGTILGNVSEKVTDETGLSPLTKVVMGGGDVQLGSAGLGVVKEGDVAVLGGSFWQQVVNISSSIQPPKDMSIRVNPHVIEGLSQAEGITFFSGLVMRWFRDAFCQMEKEEAALVNKDVYEILEEKAQKVPAGSYNILPIFSDVMKYGKWYHASPSFLNLGLDAEKYNHISMFRSLEENAAIVSSINLEKIAAFGGVNIEEIVFAGGASKGKLWAQILADVTGCVVKIPKVTEATALGAAMAAGVGVGVYKNLQEAANSLVVWDKKYLPNEKNKEVYDNLKRKWQKAYEVQLKLVDDNITTSMWKAPGL
- the mqnE gene encoding aminofutalosine synthase MqnE; its protein translation is MNNRINFKDAVKLYERDLFELGELADEKRQELHGKKTYFNINRHINPTNVCADVCKFCAYSATRKNPNQYTMSHEEIMKIVDNIVAHDAKEVHIVSAHNPNVTLDWYLGVFKKIKEKYPALHVKALTAAEVDFLSRHHGLTYDEVLDLMIENGVDSMPGGGAEIFDEKVRDYICKGKVTSDQWFKIHRKWHERGKKSNVTMLFGHVESRENRIDHMMRIRELQDITGGFNAFIPLVYQTQNNYLNIDKPITANEILKTYAVARLVLDNVPNLKAYWVTSTVNLALVAQEFGANDLDGTIEKESINSAAGAASANGVDVKEFTGLIKNSGFTPVERDSVYNEIKVW
- a CDS encoding glycosyltransferase family 2 protein: MNISVIIPTYNRYKLLKRAIQSILLQTYLPKEIIVIDDGSTDATCNIQKDFPNIIYLYQKNRGVSAARNRGIEIAQSDWIAFLDSDDEFYPQKLQKQVDFHKENPDILMSYTQEQWVRNGVVVKIPKKYRKIGKDAFIENLSYCNIAPSSVMLHKSLLETVGLFDEHLEVCEDYDLWLRITCKHKIGLINEKLIRKYAGHDAQLGFRKNMDVYRIKALKKLLLTCKSEEKRLLIQNELAGKIVEQQKKGMKT
- a CDS encoding DNA ligase, whose product is MKFLLLLLPLLLFGAKPKLLLLQTYKDQNISGWLVSEKLDGIRAYWDGKHLISRGGKIIHAPKWFLQEYPPFAIDGELWTKRGEFENISSIVRDRVPSAQWKRIKHCIFEVPNTKGGLLQRLEKVKPYEGKYISIIPQHTVKNKADLIKFLKTVEAKGGEGVVVRDPLAPYINKRTGKALKVKTFHDSECEVVAIIKGKGKYSTVLGALQCRLPNGTLFKIGSGFSDKERRNPPKTGDIVTFKYKEFTKYGKPRFPVFMRVRYEKKLSAKK
- a CDS encoding Uma2 family endonuclease, with amino-acid sequence MGALHVEEIPRYTYEDYKLWDGKWELIDGYPYAMSPAPMIKHQKISNNIGWELKSIFQDCKKCQVLLPVDWKIAEDTIVQPDNSVICHEPKNEAYITQAPKIIFEVLSKATAKKDRGIKYDLYEKEGVNYYIIVDPQEENAKVYQLQNGVYVKMCDVSDGVVVFKIDECNKELPFDFSKIWK
- a CDS encoding ISAs1 family transposase → MATKTREKLAKKRSIRGYADQAQSNQLLKLFSEVTDYRKPQGKRHRLEHILYLSVLAGLMGATDYKQISIWIEKHIQKEQVKRLLGVEFILTPKKSLVSDVLAKVDSQEVEVVFRKWIRTYVDTRGKHLSVDGKVMNGSKYKDKRSIEVVGAVLSEIGVIIAHQQIAEKSNEIPALQAMIGELGDEFIFTFDAMNTQKNS
- a CDS encoding ComEA family DNA-binding protein → MKFLAILAISTTLLLSAVDINNASKSELTTLSGIGAKKAEAVLAYRAKHCFKNVDDLTAVKGISTKTVEKNRAKLMVGKCKK